Part of the Calypte anna isolate BGI_N300 chromosome 21, bCalAnn1_v1.p, whole genome shotgun sequence genome is shown below.
CTGCTGGTGGAGGAAATCTCTGTCTCCACACCACAGCACCAGCCCTACAGTGGGGGTTCCTGGACCAGTCCCCCCACTTCCAGGGTCACCCCAGCAGCCTCTGACACATGAAAGCTGAAACCACATCCCCTGACTCCTGCTCCATGCCCAGCCTTGGCCACATGGTCCCTCCGAGGATGGCTGACCCACACACCACCCCAGTGCTGACAGCTGTCCCCCCTGACACCTCCACAGTGAGAAACCTCTGTGTAGGGTTGAGACCTAGAGTtcaaaaaacaggtttttttagcTTCCTCTAAAGCCAAATAACATTCCAACCCCACttcccaaacaaaaccagctatGAATTTCAGCAAGGCTTGAGACCGACCACAGAGAGTTAAATCCAGTTCCTGTTGCTacacagagctgcaaaaagAGCTCCACATTTCAGGaagattcacagaatcatggaatggtttaagctgggagggaccttaaagaccttCAGATAGTCCCTTttccatggacagggacacctcccaccagcaccatccaaccttcaacactgccagggatggggcagccacagcttctctgggcagcctgtgtccaggagaaggattttatttctcacCTGAGAGGGGGTCATGCTCCGGGAAGGCAATCCGATTGGCGAGGCACCCGGGAACTGAGGGTGCCcgagctgtgctgctgtgtggtAATTCCTCATATCACCATACACAGAGCGGTAGTCATGGAAGGAGCTCCCAGCAGGGTGCATGATCTGCACCCCGTGTGGCACCACCACGGGCTGTGACAGAGGCAGTCCAGGCAGCTGGCTGCCCGAGGGGACGCTGAGGAGCCGGGGCTCGCTGTGAGGAGAGTGTGCCATCTTGCCTTCCGAGGACTTTGGAGTCTCTTTCCCGGGCTGCGGGGTCTTACTGACAGGAGGAGTTTTCCCAGCCCCTTCAGGAGTTCGGGATTGTCTCGTTTCCGAGTGGTGCTCGCCCACAGCAGCCATGTGTGGGTGCATGATCATCCTGACGTCCCGGGGGACATTGTACTGGTCGAGCCTGAGGCTGGAGGGGTGCATGCGGTAATCGGGCTGCATCACCAGCACGTCAGACTGGACAGGGGCTGGGCCTCTGCAGACCGTGGTGTGGTGGTAGTGCATCTCCTCCTCGGAAGCGTGCTGAGAAGACAGAGGGGGCATGACGATGTCCCGGATGGGGGCTGGCTGGGGGGTGCTGGATCGCTGAGGTTTGATCTCCATCTGGGGTTGCAGAGCAGCTCGGGGGGAGTGGAGAGCTTCGGGGCGGATGCCATAAGGGATGCCGGAGAGAGGAGGGGTGTTCATCCTCACCTCACCCTGGGACAGATGGCCCAGGGACACGGTTTGTGTCACGCTGTGAGGGGGCATGATGACGGACTGCTCGGGGTGCATGCTGGAGATGTACTGAGGAACAGGAATCCCCGGGGCCAGCATGACTGGGGTGCTGCTCGACAAAGCTGGAGAGGAGGTGCTGCCAGGGTGACAAGCCCTGGGGAACGGTGACGGTGAGTGTCCACTGGTACGGGGTGAGTGTGGCTCCTGTTTGGTGACCCCCAGGTGGGAAATAGCCCGGTCagttggggtgctgggtcccGAGCTGACGTGGTTTGCTTCTGAATGCATTTTCCCAGAGAGGGAAGGGTGGTGAGGACTGACTCCAGGACTCAAGTTGGAGGGTTGAAGAGTCTTGGTCTCCACTTTCAGAGCAGTAGGATCAGACAGTTTTTTATTCACTACCATCTGGTTATGGACGAGCACGGGTGGAGTGTTTCCAGTCTGAGTGAGGACTTTACTGGGTTGAGACGCTGGAGTCTGGACAGAGAGGTGGGATGAGTCAGACTTCTCCAGAGTGGTCCTCTCCTGTTTAACAGAGGAGATGACAGGTGACGTGTTGTAAGGTTGTGTTCCTAGTACCAAAGAAGAATGGGTGGAAACAGTCCCGTACCCCACTGAGGTCTGGGAGCCTTTTGGCGTGGGCTGCGATGGCGTGATAGGTTCCTGTTTAATCTGAGACTTGGACACAGACTGCTGAAACTCTATGTCGACAGCACTGGCAGGGGGAATCTGGCTGATCTTAGCACTAATTCGCTGAGGACCTTCTGTCTTCTGCCCCGAGTAACTCAGGAGCACGACGCCTTCTGAGGTGTTCACCCGCAGCCCCGGGCTGGACCCAGTCTCTACAGGCCTCTCCTCGATAATAGACATCGATCCTGGATGGAACCTGCTGTTATCATTTGTGCTTGACCTCTGCTTAAATTTTGGTGAGGGGGCATTAACAAGACACGTCTGGGTTTGGGGAGCTTGCTTCACCAAGGTGATCCTGGGAGCCTCCTCCAGATCCACGCTGTGGGGCATCCTGCTGATGACAGATGTAGCTTTGGGAGCAATCACAGTACTgatcttttccttctcactgaACACGGGTGCTTCAGCCACTGGTGGGTCCAAGGCATTGGTGACAGGAACTGCTGGCTTCTCCTCCGAAACTGGTTTTATGGCCTCTACAGCAGGGTGGAGAGGTGCCTCCTCCAAACGAGGAGCACTCACTGGCTCGGCGTGAGTGGTCGTCACGTGTGTGGAGGTTATGCTCGTCGCGGAGACATATTTGGGCTCCATGAGTATCTTCCTCAAAGTGCTGGAGTTCGTATCGATATCTGACGCCTTTGTGTCCGGGGGGAGAGCCGGAGGCGGTGTGGAACGGGCACGGGATTCCTCATGCCTCACCATCCACTCTGGCACCTTGGCAGTGGTGGAGTGAAGTGGGACGATGGCGGTGGGCACGGGGGTGGGCAGCTtggccactgctgctgctgaggggagggtgggaagggCTGCATTTGGGGCACTCGGTGGCGTGACGGGTGCGTTCTCCATGGGTGACCGTATCTTGAACCCACCCTGACTCCCCTCGTCGAGGGGAACTGGTGGGGTGGCCAGGTccaggggagcaggagcaggtAATTTTGGAGAGGTGCTCCTCTCAGCCACTGCTTCGTGCACAACCACGACCTCAGTGGCTGCAGCCTTGCTGGCGTCAGAAGCACTTGGCTCCGTGGGTGCCTGAGCCATGGGTTTagtttgcttttcctccttagAGGTTTCTTCAGGTTTCACCTTAATTTCGTTGGTGGGGGGTGACTTACTCTGCACCCTCTCTGGCTCGAAGGCGTTGACTTCAGCCACATCGCCctttctgcctgtgctccttTTACGCCTGTGCCGTGTGGTTTTCTGGCGGCCCTTTTCCTTCCGAGCAACTTCTGCCTCCTGCAAGGTCTCAGCCTCCTGAGCCGAGTTGGAAGATTCACTGAAGCTGACCtcagcctccttgctctccgTCTCTACCGCCGACGCGGCAGCGCCAGGAATCGGCTGCACCGCGGGCTCGACGGCAGCCTCAGTTTCCAGGATATTATTCACTGCCTGATCTGTCTCAGGCTCCATCTCCTCCCGAGGTGACGGAAGCACCAAGGGTTCTGTGGGGATTTCAGCTTCTGATTCAGCGGGATAGGTGGGGGGCGCAGGAAAGCTTTCTGTCTCCCCAGAAATGTCATTGATGATGGAGCCGATGGCCGCTGCCAACTCTGTCTCACTGGCCTGGTGGGCTGGTTtgtctccttcctcctcctgacGAACTTCAGGGACATCGGACGTTGGCTCCTTGTAGGCAGAGATTGATGGAGGAGTTTCAGTCAGCTTGGCAATATTCTCCACAGCCTGTTCGAGTTCAATCTGTTTTGCTAACTGGGCTGCTTCAGGGGACTGCTTTGGTTCCCGCATcacctctttttctgtttctgggaATGAATCTTCCACCTCGTTCTTAGCAAAATGAGGTGGCAAGATGTCCTCTTTTTGAGGACTCTTTATTTTGGCTGGTGACACAGCCACAggctctgcctcttcctcagTTGGCCGCAAGGCGCCTTTGACTTCATCCACGTTGAGACGTATTTCTACATTTTTGAGACACACAGATGCTTTATCTACAAcggttttggtatttttgtacCTTCCCCTTTTGGATTTCGTAACCTTTTCTGGTGCTGGCTTCTTCTCAATGATCTCAACTGTGGGGATCTCTAGCTGGTTTTTCTCTGTATCCAGTTCTTTCCGATCACGTTTCTGCTCGCCGGCTGTGGGCTCCTTCTCAGTGGCTTTTGCTTTGTTGCTGTTGTCACCAATGCTCAGTTCCTGACTGCTTCTCTCAGCAGCATCTTCAGATTCAGCCAAAGCATCACCTTTTGGTtcattcttccctttcttcccctgttgactggcagcagcagagtgacTATGTGTCAGCTTCTGGGATCTAGGAGACCTCCAGCCTTCTGCAGGCTTAGGAGCTTCCACAGCATCTTTAGCTTCAACCTCCTCCACCTCTTGCTGTACCGGTTCTGTCTTTATTGGAGAGATGTCCTCCTCTGGCTTACGGCGGGTTTTTGGAGGTCTTCCCCTCCTTGGGGTCGTAGGAACAGTTGTCACCGTTTCCTGtggctccttttctcctcttttcctggtGGATCTAGTGACCTCCACAGCGTCCTTCACTGGAGATGGACCTTCATTGTCCCCCGTGGTAGCGTAGACTGATCTCACGTTTCTGCGCCTAGTCCGGCCTATTGGCAAGCTTGGCTCCACGTTTTCTGGTTCTGCAGCAGAACTGGGGGATTTAGCAGCATTCCTGGAAACTTTCTCTGCCTCCACTTTCAATTCAGAAAGCTTCTGTGTCTCCCCACGAGGAGAGCTCGACCTTTTGAGTTTTTCACGGTCAATTCTTTCGCTCTTCCTCGTGACAGGCTTTTCCATGACATTAGCTGCAGCCGACTGCACGGGAGTCTTGGAGCGTTTACTCTTGTAGGACTTTTTATCTTTCACAGCAACTGGAGGTTCAACTTCCATATCGTTGTCAGAAATGGGTGGCAGGACCTCAGCGACCACCTCGACTTTCTGACTCACTCCAGTGTCAGcgctggcaggaggaggaggattttcTTCCTTAGGCTCAGCAGCCTCATCTGACTTCTGAACTAGCTTGGGTGGAGGTGGAATCAACTGGGCACCTTCAGGCTCTGGATCTATGCTGATGTCTGGCTGGGAATATGAAGCTCCGGGAGTGGGAGGCTTGGTATCCAAGTATGAAGGATGCTCTGTTGCCACAGCATCTTCCTCTGGTGCCAGGGTTGTAGCAACAACTTCTTTACTAGCTTCTACAACTGGAGGGGGTTCGGTTTGCTCAGGTGGTTCAGCTTTGACAGGAGCAGGAAgttcaggaaaaggtttttgttCCTCCACTGCCGAAGAAGGAGgttcagatgttttttcttcttttacagaaGCTGTTTCCACCACTGCCTTTTCACTTGCTGCCTTCTCAGAAGCAACTGATGCTGGTTCCTGTGGTAGGACAGCAACAGAAGAGGGACCAACCACTGAGGAAGTTTTATGTTCTGGTTCTTTACTTTCAGGAACTGTTTCTGGTGTTTTGGGCCGATTTTCTTTATCTTCctgtttttccacttcttttggTTTCtgatctttctccttttctttctgctgcattcGAGTCAGCTCAATAAAACGACTGTGGAACAGAACCACTGGTTCTTGCACCAAATCAGCTGTGCTGTTAGTCCCATCAGAGGAAGACTGTCTGCCATACAACCTCCCAGAAATGAAGTCAAGATCATCATCTTTCCTCTCTAAATGCTGCAAGCGCTTAGAGTCCTGTTCAAAGATTGAACTATGCAAAAAACGGGAAGCAAACAGTTCCTGTCTCTCTTGTTCCTCCTCTTTATGATCTTCTTTCTTGTCATCCAGTTTTCCACCTTCTGAGTCggtcctgatttttttctttttcatatacCACGATGGAATAGGTCTCGGAGCTGAGTCAACCTTCTCTTTGTCTTTATTGTTCCTAAAACTAGCAAATCTGGAATCCCAATCTAGAAAGGAccagttttcttctctggaTGAAGAGAGAGATTTAGCTCTTTCAAGCAAGGCTTTTGTGTCGGGTGTGATTGTCTTGTCCAACGCAAAGGagtaaaatttgtttctttctaagGAACTCGACagtctttcctctctttcacgTAACTTCTCTTCTCTGTCCCTTAATAAAAAAGACAACCTGGAACTTTCTAACAAGGATGAGGCTTTTGGAGAGTGGGGCTTGTTTTCACTGTCATCATCTGAATCTGAAGGCACCTCCCCAGGTTCCAGATCCCGGACAGATCGCTTCCGTATGCTGTCTCTTTTGACAATGCTGCTTGGAAAGCTGACATCAACTCTACCAGGCTCCTGCTTCACTTGTGTTTCCCACCTGCTTGAGTCATCTTCAGAACTCAACACTGAGAGTTTTATTTTAGCCATTTCTGCCATCTGCTCCCTTCTGCTGGAATCATAAGGATTAAATTTCAGCGAGTCCTCCCTCACAGTCATGTTGGAGTATGAAAGAcccttttcttctattttaggTGACTCTTTGGTTTCCTTTAATGGCATTAGCCTCGGAGAATCCAGCGTGTCATCATCTTCGTGGAAGGGGAAGTGTCTGATACTTGGGGAACAGGATGTCCTTTCAGAGTCCTCACTCACCTGACGAGAACTTCTGtagtttctttctcttttagtGCTAATCTCAAAATCAAACTGGtcagtctttttccttttacttggTGGAGAGTCATCAGTGACGTCTTGCGGAGGTTTTCCCACCTCATGGACCAAGCTCCGCCTTTCGTATTCATCCACATCTTTCTTTGGGCTGCCAAACTTCTCAGATTTTGCAATCTccatttccagctgctgttttaaCCTGCGACTTTGCTCCATTTGTTTCCTGTAGCTTTGGGTGTGGTCAATGTCAATGCCAATTTTCTCCTCCGTATCAGTTGACTGAGGTTTCTCTTGTCCAAGCTTATGGTCAGATGTGTCTTCAGGAAGACCAGAGTAATTCTTCCTTGTGTCCTCTCTCTCTGTTCCTTGGTCATCTAGCAGCTGTGCCTGTTTATGTTGGGGTTTTACTGGGTTCAATTTTTTAGAGGAGATTTCCTGAACTTCCACTGGTTCATCAGCAGCCTCCATCAGCCTCGCCTGCAGATCTAGGGTGGGACGCACACCAATCCCACCAACGTTAAGAGTCTCCTGAACTTCTTTGGGACTTGTAACAGGAATAAGTCTTTCCAATTTGAGTTTTTTAGATTCCCTTTTAAGCATCTCCTTCCTCAGAGGTTTTCTCTCCAGTTCTCCTTCCCTTAATACCGTTGCTTCTCTAGAAGAAGCAGTTGCATCAAGCTGCTTTTTCAAAACCATGCGTGCCTCTTCCTCATCTTGGCTGCTTCTTTTTGCTTCTAGTTTTTGCCTCTCAGGCTTCAGATTTGCATCAGCAAATCGTCTTTTACGAGCTTCCAACTTGTCTAAATCTACCGCGTTGGCCCCCTCAGAAGTTTGCTCTGTCTTCAAGTGCTTTTTGGGTTTCAGTTTTCCCTCCTTATCCACCACTTCAATGTGACTGGCAAGGGCTTTCTCCTTTTGTACCTTGGTTCTGGCAGGTTCCAGTTTAGACTGCTCAGACTTGGTTTGCTCAACTTGAGATGTCTGCGTTTTTTGTTCGAGCAGCGGAGACTTCATAGTGTCATTGTCAAGCTTTGCTCTCAGTTTCTCCAGGGCGGGCTGATCAATaactttcccttccttttctttgacTCGGGTCAACACAACGCAGGGCATCAGCTCCAGGCGGTTTTTGGCTGTCCCTTCCTTGTCACCTCTCTCTTTGCTCTGTTTACTATTGCCCTTCAGTTTTTCAGGGCTGGGCTCCCTCTCGTTCTCTTGATCAGTTTCAGAAGACTGAGAGCTGGGCGAATGGATTTTCGCTTTCCGTTTTTGCTTatcagttttctccttttctagcTTCTCAGGCTTTTCCTTCCTCACCAGCCGTTTCTCCTTGTCCACTCTCTCCTGCTCAAAAGCAGCGCGTTCCTTCTCCGTTTTCTCGTTTTTTGCGTAACGTTCCACGCGGGCTTTGTCCAGCTTGTCGTAGCGTGGAGGAGacagagagctgcagctgccGCTGCGATCTGATGACCTGCTGTAAATCCTCCTCTCCGAATCGCTCTGCAGCCTCTCCGACTGTGAGGGGGACGCTCCAGGGCTCTGGGGGCGCCTGGAGTGCGTTGGACTCTGGCTCCGCTCGATCGGTCTCCGCTCGTGGTCTCTATCCCGATCGGATTCAAAGcgttccctctccctctctctctcccgtTGCCTGTAGCTGTATTCCCGGATGTCCTGCTCGTAGGGATCGCCCCTGTAATCCCGGTACTCCCGTGGGTCGTCGTAGTATCGTGGGTCGTAGTAGTCTCCTTGGTAGGGATCCCACTCGGCATAGAATTCTCTGCCTCGAGCCGGGTATTCCCGACGAGGATCTTCGGGATACGTCCCCGGAGTCCGAACGGTCTCGTAATAAGTACGATCCGGGGCATACTCATAGGATCCTCTTCGTTCATCTCTGCTAAATATGAAGAATAAAGGGATTAGTTTTCCTTCTCAACCAACTTTCTCTGATATGGAGGGGAATCACTTTATGGTAATTCCTTTCTAAGCACATCAAGGCAACGGTCTACAGCTGCACGCTGAGCTTTAATACCAGTGAGTTAAATGCTTTGTTAGCACTGGTATTTATTTGCTAATATACCATATGCTGTTAATTGGTCATTTTGTGACAGCTCTGCCAAGTACCTTCCACCATCCTCATGGCATCAACTTTTGCCGAATTCAAATCTGCCATTGAGTGAAGGTGAAAGCTCCAGAGCATCCGTGAAACCTGGACAGGCTGTCAAGGTGAACACAACCCCATCTCAAGAACCTGAAACCTACCTCTGGCAACCTGACTCAAATCACAGTTCAAGGGTGGAACCTTGAAGCAGTAAAGCAGTAgtaagatttctttaaaaatcctaAACCTTGTAAGTGATCATTTAATTCCAAAATTAGCTCTTTCACTGTGTGTGACATGCTGACATTGCCTACTTACAGTAATAAGGCCAAGtcaacaaccacaaaaaaaaatcaggttgtTTGCAAGATGAGGTGAATTCACAGGAAGCACTCAGCAGAATAAGTCAAGAAATTACCTTTATTAACTCAATACCTCCTAGCAccaaaaaaatgccatttataCCACTGAACATGCCTCTTTGGCTGAGGGGTGGCATGGAGCTGGTGCTTCAATTCTCCACCACTGGAGTGTTTTACACACTCTGCTTCACTTCAGTGTAACTTGGCTTCTCAGTTTATGCTTTATGTTAAAAGCTGACACCTTCCACCTTTTAAGAAAGGCACCAAATTGAAAAAGAATACAAAGAAACATAAGATGGAAGACAAAAACTTCATTTCTGCAAGCTAAGTGGGATGGTGTGAAAGGCAGATGTGAagctaaaaaaattaactgtggttttgatctgttttttctgcattttgtttttgttgtggtttttttttttttttcttttgattggGTGCTATTTAGACTGACAACAACTACAATCTAAGAGCACCTGGTAGGTGTAGAATGATTACAAGGGACCAGTAACTGCCAAGAGGAGGACTAGGAGATGCAAAATTACAAGACTTTCTGCAGATCTCGCTCTATCACTCTGTGATTCATTATTCCTAAATAATGACACAGTgaacagaatgacagaaaaggaaaaacaagactAACGTGTACCCAGTGTCACACTGTTCCAGAGATCAGTGTTCTACTCAGAATTATTTCACAACTAAGACAAGCCCAGCTGACTGCTGTGTATTAAAAGACATCCAAGAATGCACTTCTCTTTCCTGGTTCTGATGTAGTTGGGAGGAAATTGTTACTGACTGCTTACTGGCACATCACCACATCTGGCAAGAAGTGGGGAATGGAcacatttatttccattatGCCAATCCTGATTGCCAATTTCCAAACCTTCCTCACTTTTAAATCTGGTAATTTTGCATGGAGTTAGAGTAGTTTATtttgctgcaaagaaaaaataaaaacaaaacccaagtgAATTTCTCTGGCTCAGTGTCACGCTGGGCTTATTCACAGGTAAAGCAGAACCCAACAATGAAGCCTCTGGAGGTAATAGAAATGCACctacacaaaaagaaaatgctttgcttttcagcccTCACCATAATCATCAGTAATAAACACAGGGATGTTTGTTCAGTcactggaggggaaaaaaaaaaaagcacaatatgTGgagagcccctgtgccagggtctGCAGAGATCAGTGGCTATGCAGGGGGaacagcagcctctgcagcatGTGCAAAATGGGTTGTGTTGTGACAGCTGCTGCATAAGGGCATCAACACACAACATATTTTCCATgtcaaatataaaaaacaataataataaaaaagaaattgcaacCTCAATTGTATTTTACAATTTTACCAAGCAGACTGCTGAAAAGGGGAAGGTGGAAGACCAAATTTTACCCTGCTCaacagaggagagcagcagtAGTTTACCAGATTATATATACACTTGTTAACAAATGCATTTCTCTAGAGGGCCCAGGAAGACATTCCTGATAAGCTACTCTTTGCATTCCTAAGAAATGATGAATGACTCTCAACTTTGTCCTGGTAACCCACCACAGCAGCCAGACACTAAATATATAGATCATGCAGACAGCCAAAACCTCCACCTGAGTATGAATTTCAGAGGTGTGATATCCTGACTGATTTAATCTTCACAGTTCAAGACTGACtgagtttgttttaaaaaaacaatataaaaaaagtaaaagacataaaaaatacaCTTAGAATGTTGTTAATACAACTTCAAAAAGCAGGGTGAGGTTAGGAGGAACACAAACAGGTGTTTGTTTAATAATCACGGcctgaagaaattttaattgcACTAAAGATGATGCTGGAATAGTGAGAGAATGAAATATCTGGACACATGCCTTCTTTCTGCCAGCATTTCATAGAAGTCTCTGATATCTTGACCCGTTTTCTCCATGGAATGATAAAATGCCAACTGACTTTCTCGATTTGCAAAGtccacctgaaaaataaaaggtaaattgtgttgagaaagagaagcagcccATCTGGACACTTCACTGCCTGAAGATGGGAGTAGAACTGAAAATGGGGGTGATAATATTTGACCCAAAAATGCCAAACGCTTCTAAGGACTGGTCCTACACATCCCCAGGAATAAAGAGTTTTCTCTCCTAACTCTGTGTAGCTCCCTGACTACCTCTTTACTGGGTCATGTTGTTGTAGCTGCCACACCAGAGGCTTCTGTGCAGTaaaccagcaggaaaaataCCCATTATTATCGTGGTATTGACATTTTTAATACTAAGACTCCAATTACAGTTCCAAAGTCCCTTTCATCTCACAGCAGTG
Proteins encoded:
- the SPEN gene encoding msx2-interacting protein isoform X1; translation: MVRETRHLWVGNLPENVREEKIIEHFKRYGRVESVKILPKRGSEGGVAAFVDFVDIKSAQKAHNSVNKMGDRDLRTDYNEPGTIPSAARGLDDTVSIASRSREVSGFRGGGGGPTYGPPPSLHAREGRYERRLDGASDNRERAYEHSAYGHHERGREEFDRTRHYDQDYYRDPRERTLQHGLYYTSRSRSPNRFDAHDPRYEPRAREQFTLPSVVHRDIYRDDLTREVRGRRPERNYQHSRSRSPHSSQSRTQSPQRLASQAARPTRSPSGSGSRSRSSSSDSISSSSSTSSDSSDSSSSSSDESPARSVQSTAVPAPASQLLPSLEKDEPRKSFGIKVQNLPVRSTDTSLKDGLFHEFKKYGKVTSVQIHGASEERYGLVFFRQQEDQEKALNASKGKLFFGMQIEVTAWIGPETESENEFRPLDERIDEFHPKATRTLFIGNLEKTTTYHDLRNIFQRFGGIVDIDIKKVNGVPQYAFLQYCDIASVCKAIKKMDGEYLGNNRLKLGFGKSMPTNCVWLDGLSTNVTDQYLTRHFCRYGPVVKVVFDRLKGMALVLYNEIEYAQAAVKETKGRKIGGNKIKVDFANRESQLAFYHSMEKTGQDIRDFYEMLAERSRDERRGSYEYAPDRTYYETVRTPGTYPEDPRREYPARGREFYAEWDPYQGDYYDPRYYDDPREYRDYRGDPYEQDIREYSYRQRERERERERFESDRDRDHERRPIERSQSPTHSRRPQSPGASPSQSERLQSDSERRIYSRSSDRSGSCSSLSPPRYDKLDKARVERYAKNEKTEKERAAFEQERVDKEKRLVRKEKPEKLEKEKTDKQKRKAKIHSPSSQSSETDQENEREPSPEKLKGNSKQSKERGDKEGTAKNRLELMPCVVLTRVKEKEGKVIDQPALEKLRAKLDNDTMKSPLLEQKTQTSQVEQTKSEQSKLEPARTKVQKEKALASHIEVVDKEGKLKPKKHLKTEQTSEGANAVDLDKLEARKRRFADANLKPERQKLEAKRSSQDEEEARMVLKKQLDATASSREATVLREGELERKPLRKEMLKRESKKLKLERLIPVTSPKEVQETLNVGGIGVRPTLDLQARLMEAADEPVEVQEISSKKLNPVKPQHKQAQLLDDQGTEREDTRKNYSGLPEDTSDHKLGQEKPQSTDTEEKIGIDIDHTQSYRKQMEQSRRLKQQLEMEIAKSEKFGSPKKDVDEYERRSLVHEVGKPPQDVTDDSPPSKRKKTDQFDFEISTKRERNYRSSRQVSEDSERTSCSPSIRHFPFHEDDDTLDSPRLMPLKETKESPKIEEKGLSYSNMTVREDSLKFNPYDSSRREQMAEMAKIKLSVLSSEDDSSRWETQVKQEPGRVDVSFPSSIVKRDSIRKRSVRDLEPGEVPSDSDDDSENKPHSPKASSLLESSRLSFLLRDREEKLREREERLSSSLERNKFYSFALDKTITPDTKALLERAKSLSSSREENWSFLDWDSRFASFRNNKDKEKVDSAPRPIPSWYMKKKKIRTDSEGGKLDDKKEDHKEEEQERQELFASRFLHSSIFEQDSKRLQHLERKDDDLDFISGRLYGRQSSSDGTNSTADLVQEPVVLFHSRFIELTRMQQKEKEKDQKPKEVEKQEDKENRPKTPETVPESKEPEHKTSSVVGPSSVAVLPQEPASVASEKAASEKAVVETASVKEEKTSEPPSSAVEEQKPFPELPAPVKAEPPEQTEPPPVVEASKEVVATTLAPEEDAVATEHPSYLDTKPPTPGASYSQPDISIDPEPEGAQLIPPPPKLVQKSDEAAEPKEENPPPPASADTGVSQKVEVVAEVLPPISDNDMEVEPPVAVKDKKSYKSKRSKTPVQSAAANVMEKPVTRKSERIDREKLKRSSSPRGETQKLSELKVEAEKVSRNAAKSPSSAAEPENVEPSLPIGRTRRRNVRSVYATTGDNEGPSPVKDAVEVTRSTRKRGEKEPQETVTTVPTTPRRGRPPKTRRKPEEDISPIKTEPVQQEVEEVEAKDAVEAPKPAEGWRSPRSQKLTHSHSAAASQQGKKGKNEPKGDALAESEDAAERSSQELSIGDNSNKAKATEKEPTAGEQKRDRKELDTEKNQLEIPTVEIIEKKPAPEKVTKSKRGRYKNTKTVVDKASVCLKNVEIRLNVDEVKGALRPTEEEAEPVAVSPAKIKSPQKEDILPPHFAKNEVEDSFPETEKEVMREPKQSPEAAQLAKQIELEQAVENIAKLTETPPSISAYKEPTSDVPEVRQEEEGDKPAHQASETELAAAIGSIINDISGETESFPAPPTYPAESEAEIPTEPLVLPSPREEMEPETDQAVNNILETEAAVEPAVQPIPGAAASAVETESKEAEVSFSESSNSAQEAETLQEAEVARKEKGRQKTTRHRRKRSTGRKGDVAEVNAFEPERVQSKSPPTNEIKVKPEETSKEEKQTKPMAQAPTEPSASDASKAAATEVVVVHEAVAERSTSPKLPAPAPLDLATPPVPLDEGSQGGFKIRSPMENAPVTPPSAPNAALPTLPSAAAVAKLPTPVPTAIVPLHSTTAKVPEWMVRHEESRARSTPPPALPPDTKASDIDTNSSTLRKILMEPKYVSATSITSTHVTTTHAEPVSAPRLEEAPLHPAVEAIKPVSEEKPAVPVTNALDPPVAEAPVFSEKEKISTVIAPKATSVISRMPHSVDLEEAPRITLVKQAPQTQTCLVNAPSPKFKQRSSTNDNSRFHPGSMSIIEERPVETGSSPGLRVNTSEGVVLLSYSGQKTEGPQRISAKISQIPPASAVDIEFQQSVSKSQIKQEPITPSQPTPKGSQTSVGYGTVSTHSSLVLGTQPYNTSPVISSVKQERTTLEKSDSSHLSVQTPASQPSKVLTQTGNTPPVLVHNQMVVNKKLSDPTALKVETKTLQPSNLSPGVSPHHPSLSGKMHSEANHVSSGPSTPTDRAISHLGVTKQEPHSPRTSGHSPSPFPRACHPGSTSSPALSSSTPVMLAPGIPVPQYISSMHPEQSVIMPPHSVTQTVSLGHLSQGEVRMNTPPLSGIPYGIRPEALHSPRAALQPQMEIKPQRSSTPQPAPIRDIVMPPLSSQHASEEEMHYHHTTVCRGPAPVQSDVLVMQPDYRMHPSSLRLDQYNVPRDVRMIMHPHMAAVGEHHSETRQSRTPEGAGKTPPVSKTPQPGKETPKSSEGKMAHSPHSEPRLLSVPSGSQLPGLPLSQPVVVPHGVQIMHPAGSSFHDYRSVYGDMRNYHTAAQLGHPQFPGASPIGLPSRSMTPSQGLSEGEHSHPSQPVRSKTPQIPQDPKGPPASGPEQSHHPTVNRHAAPLDPHVHLQRAQADTGQTSYPSPVAISIKQELPSPHQPQAVPKQSMFIPTTSGPTAPPGLPLSRPEPQSALKQEPSPHPVSQRPVDMVQLLTKYPIVWQGLLALKNDTAAVQLHFVSGNNVLAHRSLPAPEGGPPLRIAQRMRLEASQLEGVARRMMVESDYCLLLALPCGRDQEDVVNQTESLKAAFISYLQAKQAAGIINVPNPGSNQPAYVLQIFPPCEFSESHLSRLAPDLLASISNISPHLMIVIASV